The Thalassotalea psychrophila genome window below encodes:
- the lptA gene encoding lipopolysaccharide transport periplasmic protein LptA, with protein MYKQFIKNMPHKLLLGIALVFPLATSLAEEADFKQEIVIVAKKQSSDLKNKIASYMEDVKITQGTLSIEADVVKVTNQEGTDLKNYLATGKPARFSQILDDGQKIELQADEVSYSPATQTITIKGNASVSQEGSMVKGDIITYNIATEQLSAESASTVTTILKPEVKPEVKEETQDVESKINNSVEQDKEQ; from the coding sequence ATGTACAAACAATTTATAAAAAACATGCCTCATAAATTACTGCTTGGCATAGCATTAGTATTTCCATTAGCAACAAGTCTTGCCGAAGAAGCTGATTTTAAACAAGAGATTGTGATTGTTGCAAAAAAGCAATCTAGCGATTTAAAAAATAAGATTGCCAGTTACATGGAAGATGTGAAAATCACCCAGGGCACGCTGAGTATAGAAGCAGACGTGGTGAAGGTAACAAATCAAGAAGGTACGGATCTTAAGAACTACTTGGCTACAGGAAAACCTGCACGGTTTAGCCAAATTCTTGATGATGGCCAAAAAATTGAATTACAAGCAGATGAAGTTTCATATTCACCAGCCACGCAAACAATTACCATAAAAGGCAATGCATCAGTTAGCCAAGAAGGCAGTATGGTAAAAGGTGACATAATCACTTACAACATAGCAACAGAACAACTAAGCGCAGAAAGTGCCAGTACTGTAACAACAATTTTAAAGCCTGAAGTGAAACCAGAAGTTAAAGAAGAAACACAAGATGTTGAATCTAAAATTAACAATTCAGTAGAGCAAGATAAAGAACAATAA
- the hpf gene encoding ribosome hibernation promoting factor, with the protein MQINLSGHHVEVTDSMRSYVDEKLQKLERHFDHINNVYVVLKVEKLQQIAEATLHVNAGEIFASANHEDMYAAIDGLVDKLDRQVLKHKAKLAHH; encoded by the coding sequence ATGCAAATTAATCTATCCGGTCATCATGTTGAAGTTACCGATTCTATGCGTTCATATGTTGATGAAAAATTACAAAAACTCGAACGACACTTTGATCACATAAATAATGTGTATGTGGTTTTGAAAGTAGAAAAATTGCAACAAATTGCTGAAGCTACCTTACATGTAAATGCAGGTGAAATATTTGCTTCTGCCAACCATGAAGATATGTATGCGGCAATTGACGGATTAGTCGACAAACTAGATAGACAAGTTCTCAAACATAAGGCTAAGTTAGCTCACCATTAA
- the ptsN gene encoding PTS IIA-like nitrogen regulatory protein PtsN: MNLKQLLSPDCTICAVQGKSKKNILQQISAIAANKISSANAKELLDSLSKREKLSSTGIGNGIAIPHGKINNSESPVAVLLTTDKPVIFDAIDDKPVDIFFALFVPEDHCQQHLETLASVAKFFSNKENSKKVRRCHSSTELHQLVVNN, encoded by the coding sequence ATGAATTTAAAGCAACTATTAAGCCCTGACTGCACCATATGTGCAGTACAGGGTAAAAGTAAAAAAAACATACTTCAACAAATCAGTGCAATTGCAGCGAATAAAATTAGCAGCGCAAATGCAAAAGAATTGTTGGACAGTTTAAGTAAAAGAGAAAAGTTGAGCAGCACTGGAATTGGTAATGGTATCGCTATTCCACACGGTAAAATCAATAATAGTGAAAGCCCCGTGGCTGTTTTATTAACAACAGATAAGCCAGTTATTTTTGACGCTATTGATGATAAGCCGGTTGACATTTTTTTCGCATTGTTCGTTCCTGAAGATCATTGTCAGCAACATTTAGAGACTTTGGCCAGTGTTGCCAAATTTTTTAGTAATAAAGAGAATAGTAAAAAAGTAAGACGTTGTCACAGTTCCACTGAACTTCATCAATTGGTTGTAAACAATTAG
- a CDS encoding RNA polymerase factor sigma-54 has product MRPSLQLRMGQHLTMTPQLQQAIKLLQLSTLDLQQEIQEALDSNPLLEVDESANQEEINANSDSHLDSKQTAAEAIDGSEDAQPTHDEISTSEALTQNEIPQELSVDSTWEESFSAGTSNTGLGGVSNDDYVYQGETSESIQDHLTWQMELTPFSDTDRTIAIAIIDAIDDSGYLTVTCEDILSSLGDDEVELDEVEAVLKRIHMFDPIGSGAKSIADCLLIQLAQFSPDTPFITETKLVISEHIDLLGNRDFRQIMRKTKLKEPQLKEVMQLIHSLNPRPGDAIVQQEEQYVIPDVSVFKKNGRWVVELNPDTAPKIGINNQYASMVKTTKSSEDSQFIRSHLQEAKWFIKSLESRNDTLLKVSNCIVQQQQGFFEHGAEAMRPMVLNDIAEAVEMHESTISRVTTQKYMHTPRGIFELKYFFSSHVSTENGGECSSTAIRALIKKLVDAEIAAKPLSDSKMAELLSEQGINVARRTIAKYRESLGIPPSNQRKSLL; this is encoded by the coding sequence ATGAGACCTAGTCTTCAGCTCCGTATGGGGCAACATTTAACGATGACACCACAGTTACAACAGGCAATAAAACTGTTGCAACTCTCTACGTTAGATCTGCAACAAGAAATTCAAGAAGCTTTAGATAGCAACCCTTTATTAGAGGTTGATGAATCCGCTAATCAAGAAGAGATCAACGCTAATTCAGATTCACATTTAGATAGTAAGCAAACAGCTGCTGAAGCTATTGATGGTAGTGAGGACGCACAACCGACTCATGACGAAATAAGTACTTCTGAAGCCTTAACTCAAAATGAAATTCCACAAGAGTTGTCCGTAGATTCAACTTGGGAAGAAAGCTTCAGTGCCGGTACATCAAACACTGGGCTTGGCGGCGTCAGTAATGATGATTATGTATATCAAGGTGAAACTTCTGAATCTATCCAAGATCATTTAACTTGGCAAATGGAGTTAACTCCGTTTTCCGACACCGATAGGACTATTGCCATAGCTATTATTGATGCTATTGATGATAGTGGCTATCTTACGGTGACCTGCGAAGATATTTTATCTAGCTTAGGAGATGATGAAGTCGAACTAGACGAAGTTGAAGCGGTGTTAAAACGCATTCATATGTTTGATCCTATAGGCTCTGGGGCTAAATCAATAGCCGACTGTTTACTAATTCAACTTGCCCAGTTTAGCCCTGACACTCCCTTTATAACAGAAACCAAATTGGTGATTAGCGAGCATATCGATTTGTTAGGTAATCGTGATTTTAGACAAATCATGCGCAAAACTAAGTTAAAAGAGCCCCAGCTAAAAGAAGTAATGCAGTTAATCCACTCGTTAAATCCAAGACCTGGCGATGCGATAGTACAACAAGAGGAACAATACGTTATTCCTGATGTTAGTGTTTTCAAGAAAAATGGTCGTTGGGTGGTGGAATTGAACCCGGATACTGCGCCTAAAATTGGTATTAATAATCAATACGCGTCGATGGTTAAAACAACTAAATCATCAGAAGATAGCCAATTTATTCGTTCACATTTACAAGAAGCAAAATGGTTCATCAAATCACTTGAGAGTAGAAACGACACTTTACTTAAAGTTTCTAATTGTATCGTTCAACAGCAGCAAGGCTTTTTTGAGCATGGAGCAGAAGCAATGCGACCTATGGTATTAAATGACATTGCAGAAGCTGTTGAAATGCATGAATCAACGATATCAAGAGTTACAACACAAAAATATATGCACACCCCAAGAGGTATATTTGAACTAAAATACTTCTTTTCTAGCCATGTTAGCACTGAGAATGGTGGTGAATGTTCATCAACAGCAATACGTGCTCTGATTAAAAAACTAGTCGACGCAGAGATAGCAGCAAAACCATTAAGCGATAGTAAAATGGCGGAATTGCTTAGCGAACAAGGTATTAATGTAGCACGTCGAACCATTGCTAAATATAGAGAATCGTTAGGTATACCACCATCGAATCAAAGAAAAAGTTTACTTTAA
- the kdsC gene encoding 3-deoxy-manno-octulosonate-8-phosphatase KdsC, which translates to MNQPNSLTNTLYGQVDSNILSQAAQIKLLVCDVDGVFSDGRIYLGNDGEELKAFNTKDGFGIKALGQNGVDVAVITGRQSNIVEKRMTALGVKFIIQGEEDKLPALMKIAKNLELTNEQIAYIGDDVPDLPCIEAVGLGVAVNDAHPLVKQGANYVTFIKGGFGAVRELCDLIMQSQNTLQNAKGSSI; encoded by the coding sequence ATGAACCAGCCAAACTCTTTAACTAACACCCTTTATGGGCAAGTAGATAGCAATATTCTTAGCCAAGCAGCACAAATCAAGTTGTTAGTTTGTGATGTGGATGGTGTATTTTCTGATGGACGTATTTATTTAGGTAACGATGGCGAAGAGCTAAAAGCATTTAACACTAAAGATGGTTTTGGCATTAAAGCCTTAGGTCAAAATGGAGTCGACGTTGCAGTAATTACCGGTAGACAATCTAATATCGTTGAAAAACGTATGACCGCCCTAGGAGTAAAATTTATTATTCAAGGTGAAGAAGATAAATTACCGGCATTAATGAAGATCGCAAAAAACTTGGAACTTACTAACGAACAAATTGCCTATATAGGTGACGACGTTCCAGACTTGCCTTGTATCGAAGCTGTCGGGTTAGGAGTTGCAGTTAATGATGCTCACCCGTTAGTTAAACAAGGCGCAAATTATGTTACCTTTATTAAGGGCGGTTTTGGTGCAGTCAGAGAACTTTGTGATCTGATCATGCAAAGTCAAAACACATTACAAAATGCTAAAGGCAGCAGTATATGA
- the lptB gene encoding LPS export ABC transporter ATP-binding protein — MTATLKAQNLAKSYSGRKVVKSVSLTVNSGQIVGLLGPNGAGKTTSFYMIVGLVPSDEGSVVLNDQDLTLLPMHERARQGIGYLPQEASIFRKLSVFDNIMAILQTRKDLDDVAKLEKLESLVEDFNIGHIIENTGQSLSGGERRRVEIARALAADPKFILLDEPFAGVDPISVGDIKKIILQLKDRGIGVLITDHNVRETLDVCEHAYIVSHGELIAEGNAEQVLSNQHVRDVYLGEKFKL, encoded by the coding sequence ATGACGGCAACCCTAAAAGCACAAAACCTTGCTAAATCCTATAGCGGCCGAAAAGTAGTAAAGAGTGTCAGCTTAACGGTTAACTCAGGACAAATAGTAGGTCTATTAGGCCCTAATGGTGCAGGTAAAACCACTTCGTTTTATATGATCGTTGGTTTAGTACCAAGTGACGAAGGCTCTGTCGTGTTAAATGATCAAGATTTAACCTTATTACCTATGCATGAAAGAGCTCGTCAAGGCATAGGTTATCTCCCGCAAGAAGCGTCAATTTTTAGAAAACTTAGTGTCTTTGATAACATCATGGCCATTTTACAAACCCGCAAAGATCTCGACGATGTAGCCAAACTGGAAAAACTTGAAAGTCTGGTTGAAGATTTTAATATTGGTCACATTATTGAAAACACTGGTCAGAGTTTATCTGGTGGTGAAAGGCGCCGTGTTGAAATCGCCAGAGCACTGGCTGCTGACCCAAAATTTATCTTATTAGATGAACCGTTTGCTGGAGTAGATCCAATTTCAGTGGGCGATATTAAAAAAATTATTTTACAGTTAAAAGATCGTGGTATTGGGGTATTAATCACCGACCACAACGTACGAGAAACTCTTGATGTATGTGAGCATGCATACATTGTAAGTCATGGTGAATTGATCGCTGAAGGTAATGCTGAACAAGTTTTAAGTAATCAACATGTTCGAGATGTCTACCTAGGTGAGAAATTCAAGCTATAG
- a CDS encoding KpsF/GutQ family sugar-phosphate isomerase yields the protein MPHASKFKELAAQVIDIETKAVANLHTYIDEHFAKACQYMFDCSGRVIVIGMGKSGHIGGKIAATLASTGTPAFFVHPGEASHGDLGMVTSQDVVLTISNSGETGEVLAILPVIKRIGAKLIAMSGNTQSTLAKLADVHICIDVPQEACPLGLAPTSSTTATLVMGDALAVALLNAKGFTADDFALSHPGGSLGKRLLLRLSDIMHSGERLPVIDETALIKDALVEISSKGLGMTAVVNSSGILTGLFTDGDLRRILDEEVNIHQDNIASVMTKNPIVANSEMLAAEALKSMEDKSINGLIIVDQNHQPIGAMNMHDILKAGVI from the coding sequence ATGCCCCACGCTAGTAAATTTAAAGAACTTGCCGCGCAAGTTATCGATATAGAAACAAAAGCAGTTGCTAACTTGCATACTTATATTGATGAGCATTTTGCCAAAGCGTGTCAATATATGTTCGATTGCAGTGGTAGAGTCATTGTCATCGGTATGGGAAAATCAGGCCACATAGGCGGAAAGATTGCTGCCACACTAGCAAGTACAGGAACTCCTGCATTTTTTGTCCACCCTGGTGAAGCGAGCCATGGCGACCTAGGTATGGTCACAAGCCAAGATGTAGTACTGACAATTTCCAATTCAGGTGAAACTGGTGAAGTATTAGCAATACTACCAGTAATAAAACGCATTGGTGCAAAGTTAATCGCTATGTCAGGTAACACCCAGTCTACATTAGCAAAACTCGCTGACGTGCATATTTGTATCGATGTCCCGCAAGAAGCATGCCCATTGGGTTTGGCGCCAACATCTAGTACAACTGCAACATTGGTAATGGGCGATGCACTAGCAGTAGCGTTATTAAATGCTAAAGGCTTTACTGCCGATGACTTCGCCTTATCACATCCCGGCGGTAGTTTAGGTAAACGCTTGTTATTACGTTTGTCTGACATTATGCATAGTGGCGAACGCTTACCTGTCATTGATGAAACAGCCCTTATAAAAGACGCTTTGGTAGAGATCTCAAGCAAAGGCTTAGGTATGACTGCCGTAGTAAATTCAAGCGGAATTTTAACAGGATTATTTACCGATGGTGATTTACGACGTATCCTTGATGAGGAGGTAAACATTCATCAAGATAATATAGCTAGTGTGATGACCAAGAATCCGATTGTTGCAAATAGTGAAATGTTAGCTGCAGAAGCTCTTAAATCTATGGAAGATAAAAGCATCAATGGCTTAATTATTGTCGATCAAAACCACCAACCAATTGGGGCGATGAATATGCACGATATTTTAAAAGCGGGAGTAATTTAA
- the lptC gene encoding LPS export ABC transporter periplasmic protein LptC encodes MNRLHSISTIIFIISLSVYGYMQWQQSNETIVQVVKPKDEPDFIATALSSSQYDEMGNLTHTISAEKMSHYLNNTETLFQAPKYTLYPKNGSAVWHLSANQGRLGEDNILLLNDRVRLISEDKTNFISEIHGKSLNVDLTNNIITSEQTILLKGKDFTMYGSGLNVDINSTKMTLNEHVQTIYKKHAS; translated from the coding sequence ATGAATCGATTGCATAGTATTTCAACGATTATATTTATCATTTCATTATCTGTTTATGGATATATGCAATGGCAACAATCGAATGAAACTATTGTGCAAGTAGTAAAGCCGAAAGATGAGCCCGACTTTATCGCAACAGCATTAAGCTCAAGCCAATATGACGAGATGGGCAATTTAACTCATACCATTTCTGCTGAGAAAATGTCTCACTATTTAAATAATACTGAAACACTTTTCCAAGCGCCTAAATATACGTTGTACCCTAAAAATGGCAGTGCTGTTTGGCATTTATCCGCAAATCAAGGACGTTTAGGCGAAGATAATATCTTATTGCTCAATGATAGAGTACGATTGATTTCTGAAGACAAAACAAATTTTATTTCAGAAATACACGGCAAATCTCTTAATGTAGATTTAACTAATAACATCATCACTTCAGAGCAGACTATCTTGTTAAAAGGCAAGGATTTCACTATGTATGGCTCTGGGTTAAACGTTGATATCAATTCCACTAAAATGACTTTGAATGAACATGTACAAACAATTTATAAAAAACATGCCTCATAA